One genomic window of Leptospira paudalimensis includes the following:
- a CDS encoding lipoprotein LipL71: protein MLRKKKTSVFLSALVLFSAGFVNCSQELPLKELALAKSQVERAERLSAEEYAPEEYTEAKKSLVSANEFAAEEKASDSKKSADYAISKAYDALEKTLPKLAAKSREEAVAAIDAADEAYASEYTPEEYKKAVSARDAGETKLAQADASLASYLREDKDETAKELKRTVALQEYEDAHNQFQEASKISSDARKVALEKSGGALVKSADEVDALLDKAASYSKAGNPAIDEEKARVASAREDIQAGKLKSADEKIKAARLASASLLQDSIKDHAKNRNAQAREVVEDANVRFGELNAETYLKSNAKESYASTQENLGASNESLQASGNLLEQDKFEDSIAQSEEAIRLAEISIDQIETLKGKNNVAKKDRKTVETTETTTTETKDTKASSSQVEELSGGWKRYTVEKSNPADCLWRIADREDIYSDAKLWPRIFEANRKSIRNKNLIYPKQKLNIPPKTGKIGKAPKQ from the coding sequence CAGCAGGTTTTGTAAACTGCTCCCAAGAACTACCTCTCAAAGAATTAGCTTTGGCAAAATCTCAAGTAGAAAGAGCTGAAAGACTTTCCGCAGAAGAATATGCACCAGAAGAATACACTGAGGCGAAAAAAAGTTTAGTTTCTGCAAATGAATTTGCTGCTGAAGAAAAAGCATCGGACTCCAAAAAGAGTGCTGATTATGCAATTTCCAAAGCATATGATGCATTAGAAAAAACATTACCGAAGTTAGCTGCAAAATCAAGAGAAGAAGCAGTTGCTGCCATTGACGCAGCAGACGAAGCTTACGCTTCTGAATACACTCCAGAAGAATATAAAAAGGCAGTGAGTGCAAGAGATGCAGGTGAAACCAAATTAGCACAAGCTGATGCTAGCCTTGCTTCTTACTTACGTGAAGATAAAGACGAAACTGCAAAAGAATTAAAAAGAACTGTTGCTTTACAAGAATATGAAGATGCTCATAACCAATTCCAAGAAGCGTCAAAAATCAGTTCAGACGCAAGGAAAGTTGCACTTGAGAAATCAGGTGGGGCACTTGTCAAATCTGCAGACGAAGTAGATGCATTACTCGACAAAGCAGCTTCTTATTCAAAAGCGGGAAACCCTGCCATTGATGAAGAAAAAGCGAGAGTGGCTTCTGCAAGAGAAGACATTCAAGCAGGTAAATTAAAATCAGCGGACGAAAAAATCAAAGCTGCTCGATTGGCATCTGCATCCTTATTGCAAGATTCAATTAAAGACCATGCAAAAAATCGCAATGCACAAGCACGTGAAGTGGTTGAAGATGCAAACGTTCGATTTGGTGAGTTAAATGCTGAAACCTATCTTAAATCAAATGCAAAAGAATCATATGCAAGCACACAAGAAAACCTTGGAGCTTCCAATGAATCTTTACAAGCATCTGGGAACTTATTAGAACAAGATAAGTTTGAGGATTCTATTGCTCAATCCGAAGAAGCAATCCGTTTGGCTGAAATTTCAATCGACCAAATCGAAACTCTCAAAGGAAAAAATAACGTTGCTAAGAAAGATCGCAAAACAGTAGAAACAACTGAGACAACAACCACTGAAACAAAAGATACAAAAGCATCTTCTTCTCAAGTAGAAGAATTGTCTGGTGGTTGGAAACGATACACTGTAGAAAAATCTAATCCTGCAGATTGCCTCTGGAGAATCGCAGATCGTGAAGATATCTATAGTGATGCAAAACTTTGGCCACGTATTTTTGAAGCGAATCGTAAATCCATTCGTAACAAAAATCTAATCTATCCAAAACAAAAACTCAATATCCCACCAAAAACGGGAAAAATCGGAAAAGCTCCTAAACAATAA
- the nadC gene encoding carboxylating nicotinate-nucleotide diphosphorylase, whose translation MNRGYTTPITSITEKDFESLVELALEEDLPAGDITTDTLFSVDESCTAILLAKEEGVLCGLSVIPCLIQKSKTKVTWNQILEDGAPLSKGTIIGELKGSLVGILKMERILLNFIQYLSGIATNANRVSKQFPNLLILDTRKTLPGYRKLAKYAVYTGGGANHRINLSDMAMLKDNHITKAGSIQSAVQMVRQKNPGKKIELEIDGLSQLEDAIDSRPDILLLDNFSDGDTEKAIYILKEKAPEIRIECSGGITPDKLKFLSKFDGIGVSMGYLTHTVKFLDISLDIK comes from the coding sequence ATGAATAGAGGATATACAACTCCCATAACATCAATCACAGAAAAAGACTTTGAAAGCTTGGTGGAATTGGCTTTGGAAGAAGATTTGCCTGCGGGAGACATTACAACGGATACTTTGTTTTCTGTTGATGAATCTTGTACTGCTATCCTACTTGCGAAAGAAGAAGGTGTGTTATGTGGACTTTCTGTGATTCCTTGCCTAATCCAAAAATCAAAAACAAAGGTAACATGGAATCAAATTTTGGAAGATGGTGCCCCTTTATCCAAAGGGACAATCATTGGTGAGTTAAAAGGATCTCTCGTTGGTATTTTAAAAATGGAACGAATTTTACTCAATTTCATCCAATACCTTTCGGGAATTGCTACGAATGCCAATCGAGTTTCCAAACAGTTTCCAAATCTCCTCATTCTAGATACTAGAAAAACTTTACCTGGTTATCGAAAATTAGCAAAATATGCAGTGTATACAGGTGGCGGTGCTAACCATAGAATCAATTTGTCGGACATGGCAATGTTAAAAGATAACCACATAACAAAAGCAGGTTCGATTCAATCAGCCGTTCAAATGGTAAGGCAGAAAAATCCAGGGAAAAAAATTGAATTGGAAATTGATGGGCTCTCCCAACTAGAAGATGCCATCGATTCCAGGCCAGATATCCTTCTTTTGGATAATTTTTCCGATGGAGATACCGAAAAAGCAATTTATATCTTAAAAGAAAAAGCTCCAGAGATTCGTATCGAATGTTCAGGTGGCATAACACCTGATAAATTAAAATTTTTATCTAAGTTTGATGGAATTGGAGTGAGTATGGGATATTTAACTCATACTGTGAAATTTTTGGACATTAGTTTGGATATCAAATAA
- a CDS encoding RelA/SpoT family protein: protein MGLYQDIKDKQELFDAVQKRLGSEKAQLIEKAYHIANKMHEGQKRLSGEPYIIHPMNVASVLDDLGLDERAIAAGLLHDVVEDTSYTKEDMAREFGEDIAALVEGVTKISEIKSQSKETEAAENIRKMLLATIKDVRVMLIKLADKTHNVRTLKFQPEEKQKRIAKEVLSLYAPIAGRLGVYKVKFELEDLAFQSLHPEEYQEIKKRVSAKKSERDEYIEKIKIILKQRLAEINIDARIDGRAKHFYSIYRKMVTKEKSFSEIFDLRAVRIIANEIKDCYGVLGIVHTLWTPIPGRFKDYIATPKTNLYQSLHTTVFGPDGRPMEVQIRTKEMNAIAENGVAAHWAYKESTNLSRSSVILQNGVENAFRMKWLEILKSWQDPSLDSKEFMEELQYDLHEDEVFVFTPKGEIIEMPKGATVLDYAFRIHTDVGLHARGGKVNGRMVTLRTELKSGDQVEIITEKNSKPSPIWLRIVKTSGARQKLRAYFRKLQEDSQKETIGSVLEASNPTFDENTIKEIKKVKIKKPTKPNQNQEESKEFGISVAGWNDVPVRVASCCTPIPGDEIIGFITRGRGVSVHKKDCTTATKQLEWMKTIPVRWEGPGEPIPIQIEVRAKDVQGIYLSMVESISSTETNILEAGASSHPNGTLTAKFMLEVDHLDQLKEILENLRMIQGVVFAERVKK, encoded by the coding sequence ATGGGACTTTATCAAGATATAAAGGACAAACAAGAGTTATTCGATGCAGTCCAAAAAAGACTCGGTTCCGAAAAAGCACAACTTATCGAAAAAGCTTATCACATTGCCAATAAAATGCATGAAGGACAAAAAAGGCTTTCTGGCGAACCATATATCATCCATCCAATGAATGTTGCTTCTGTATTGGATGACTTAGGTCTAGATGAAAGGGCAATCGCTGCAGGATTATTACATGATGTTGTAGAGGATACAAGTTACACCAAAGAAGATATGGCTAGAGAGTTTGGTGAGGACATTGCCGCTCTTGTAGAGGGTGTTACAAAAATTTCCGAAATTAAATCACAATCGAAAGAAACTGAAGCAGCAGAAAACATTCGAAAGATGTTACTTGCTACGATAAAAGATGTGCGTGTGATGTTAATTAAACTGGCAGATAAAACACATAATGTCAGAACGTTAAAATTCCAACCAGAAGAGAAACAGAAACGTATCGCCAAAGAAGTGTTATCTTTGTATGCTCCCATTGCGGGACGGCTCGGTGTTTATAAGGTAAAATTTGAATTGGAAGATTTAGCCTTTCAGTCTTTGCATCCAGAAGAATACCAAGAAATCAAGAAAAGAGTTTCGGCTAAAAAATCGGAACGTGATGAATACATTGAAAAAATTAAAATTATATTAAAACAACGATTAGCAGAAATCAATATTGATGCAAGGATAGACGGAAGGGCCAAACATTTTTACTCAATTTATCGTAAGATGGTAACCAAGGAAAAATCTTTTTCTGAAATTTTTGATCTTCGTGCTGTTCGAATCATTGCAAATGAAATCAAAGATTGTTATGGTGTACTTGGAATCGTGCATACATTATGGACTCCAATTCCTGGAAGATTCAAAGATTATATTGCCACTCCCAAAACAAACCTATACCAATCTTTACATACAACTGTGTTTGGACCCGATGGTCGTCCTATGGAAGTACAAATTCGTACAAAAGAGATGAATGCCATAGCTGAAAACGGAGTGGCTGCTCATTGGGCATACAAAGAATCGACTAACCTTTCTCGTTCCTCGGTTATCTTACAAAATGGTGTGGAAAATGCCTTCCGCATGAAATGGTTGGAGATATTGAAATCTTGGCAAGATCCAAGTTTAGACTCAAAAGAGTTTATGGAAGAACTCCAATATGACCTTCATGAAGATGAGGTTTTTGTTTTCACACCAAAAGGTGAAATCATCGAAATGCCAAAAGGTGCAACGGTTTTGGACTATGCATTTCGTATACACACTGATGTAGGCCTACACGCGCGTGGTGGCAAAGTGAATGGTAGGATGGTTACACTTCGTACGGAATTGAAGTCGGGTGACCAAGTAGAAATCATTACAGAAAAAAATTCGAAACCATCACCAATTTGGCTTCGGATTGTGAAAACCTCTGGCGCCAGACAAAAGTTACGTGCCTATTTTCGAAAACTCCAGGAAGATTCCCAAAAAGAAACCATTGGTTCTGTTTTAGAAGCTTCCAATCCAACCTTTGATGAAAATACGATCAAAGAAATCAAAAAAGTTAAGATTAAAAAACCGACAAAACCGAACCAAAACCAAGAAGAATCAAAAGAGTTTGGGATATCGGTTGCTGGTTGGAATGATGTACCAGTTCGAGTTGCCTCTTGTTGTACACCAATTCCAGGGGATGAAATCATTGGTTTTATCACACGTGGAAGAGGGGTTAGCGTTCACAAAAAAGACTGCACAACTGCAACCAAACAGTTAGAGTGGATGAAAACTATTCCCGTTCGTTGGGAAGGACCAGGGGAACCAATCCCAATTCAAATAGAAGTCCGTGCCAAAGACGTACAAGGAATTTATCTATCGATGGTGGAGTCTATTTCGAGTACGGAAACTAATATATTGGAGGCAGGTGCTTCTTCACATCCAAATGGTACACTTACCGCCAAATTCATGTTAGAAGTTGATCACTTAGACCAACTAAAAGAAATATTAGAAAATTTGAGAATGATCCAAGGTGTTGTGTTTGCCGAAAGGGTTAAAAAGTAA